Proteins from a genomic interval of Numenius arquata chromosome 18, bNumArq3.hap1.1, whole genome shotgun sequence:
- the UNC119 gene encoding protein unc-119 homolog A gives MKVKKSGGAGAGAGAGAAAARTEEELGRKALIGPDDVLGLQRVTSDYLCTPEENVYKIDFTRFKIRDMESGTVLFEITKPAASEREHNDKKDIDPNAGRFVRYQFTPAFLRLRQVGATVEFTVGDKPINNFRMIERHYFRDQLLKSFDFEFGFCIPSSKNTCEHIYEFPQLSEDLIREMILHPYETQSDSFYFVDNKLVMHNKADYSYSGGP, from the exons ATGAAGGTGAAGaagagcggcggggccggggccggggctggggccggggccgcggcggcccgtACCGAGGAGGAGCTGGGCCGCAAAGCGCTCATCGGGCCCGACGACgtgctggggctgcagcgggTCACCAGCG ATTATTTGTGCACTCCAGAGGAAAACGTTTACAAGATAGACTTCACCAGGTTCAAAATCCGGGACATGGAATCTGGCACGGTCTTGTTTGAAATCACCAAACCAGCAGCTTCAG AACGTGAACACAACGACAAGAAGGACATCGACCCCAATGCTGGACGGTTTGTACGCTACCAGTTCACCCCGGCTTTTCTTAGACTTCGGCAAGTGGGAGCCAC gGTGGAATTCACAGTAGGGGACAAACCCATTAATAACTTCCGCATGATTGAGAGGCACTACTTCCGCGATCAGTTGCTGAAGAGTTTTGATTTTGAATTTGGgttctgcatccccagcagtAAAAATACCTGTGAGCACATCTATGAGTTCCCCCAGCTCTCTGAGGATCTCA TTCGAGAGATGATCCTTCATCCATATGAGACACAGTCGGACAGTTTCTACTTTGTAGACAACAAGCTCGTGATGCACAACAAGGCAGATTATTCGTACAGCGGAGGACCTTGA
- the PIGS gene encoding GPI transamidase component PIG-S isoform X1, whose translation MAAAAAIAADEAERARGRRAALSFAAIAVLLGLPLWWRTTETYRAALPYGDIDGLGQLPFQLAVPVAVVFAPGSVPGDLPRPLPFRDVQELELSVNLRTTVTSRYEMIYRSTTAREEAALGAATAQEADAALHLLQDASLGSLTMYVVPETSSLLPQGISVYVGKHRSALVRAGGGLAVLHARLRQLTQVMSFTASSITAALSDRVPDGQLGPDARRHLKSSLGYEITFSLLNPDPKSHAVEWDIEEAVNRYVQPVLDKLSLVANFSVDSQILYYAVLGVTPRFDKESSSFLLSAHSLPHVINPVEARLGSSAASLYPVLNFLLYVPERSHSPLYIQDKDGAPVSTNAFHSPRWGGIMVYNVEAPSSPQASLPLHVDVDMVRVMEVFLAQLRLLFGLSREELPPEFLLERPGNEGLADWELDRLLWAHTVENIATVSTTLTSLAQLLDKIGNIVIKDDVASEVYRAVASVQSAMAELAAGHLHSAFQASKEAVTSSERAFFDPSLLHLLYFPDDQKFAIYIPLFLPMAVPILLSLAKIVRETRQRKKEPTKVD comes from the exons atggcggcggcggcggcgatagCGGCGGATGAAGCAG AGCGGGCgcggggccggcgggccgccCTCTCCTTCGCCGCCATCgccgtgctgctggggctgccgctGTGGTGGAGGACGACCGAGACCTACCGCGCCGCGCTGCCCTACGGGGACATCGACGGGCTGGGACAGCTGCCG TTCCAGCTGGCCGTGCCCGTCGCCGTGGTCTTCGCCCCGGGGTCGGTGCCCGGGGACCTGCCGAGGCCGCTGCCCTTCAGGGACGTGCAGGAGCTGGAGCTTTCCGTGAACC TGAGAACCACTGTCACGTCCCGCTACGAGATGATCTATCGCAGCACCACGGCTCGGGAGGAGGCAGCGCTGGGGGCAGCTACTGCCCAAG AGGCTGACGCTGCTCTGCACCTGCTGCAGGACGCCTCGTTGGGCTCTCTGACCATGTACGTGGTCCCTGAAacctcctctctcctgcctcag ggcatCAGCGTCTACGTGGGGAAGCACCGCAGTGCCCtggtgagggctggggggggtctaGCTGTTCTCCATGCCCGCCTCCGGCAGCTCACGCAGGTGATGTCCTTCACGGCCAGCTCCATCACCGCTGCCCTCTCGGACCGTGTGCCCGACGGCCAGCTCGGCCCTGATGCCCGGCGGCACTTGAAATCCAGCCTGG GGTACGAGATCACTTTCAGCCTGCTGAACCCCGACCCCAAATCCCACGCTGTGGAGTGGGACATCGAGGAAGCCGTGAACCGCTACGTGCAGCCTGTCCTGGACAAACTGAGCTTGGTGGCCAACTTCTCTGTTGACTCGCAG ATCCTGTACTATGCCGTCCTAGGAGTGACACCACGCTTTGATAAGGAGTCCTCCAGCTTCCTCCTGAGCGCCCACAGCCTCCCGCACGTCATCAACCCTGTGGAGGCCCGGCTGG GCTCCAGCGCTGCCTCGCTCTACCCTGTGCTGAACTTCCTGCTGTATGTGCCAGAGCGTTCCCACTCTCCCTTGTACATCCAGGACAAGGATGGAGCCCCAGTGAGCACCAATGCCTTCCACAGCCCCCGCTGGGGTGGCATCATG GTTTACAACGTTGAagccccttcttccccccaagCTTCCCTCCCGCTGCATGTGGACGTCGACATGGTGCGAGTGATGGAGGTTTTTCTGGCCCAGCTCCG GTTACTGTTTGGGTTATCTCGGGAGGAACTGCCCCCTGAGTTCCTGCTGGAGAGACCAGGGAACGAGGGGCTGGCCGACTGGGAGCTGGACCGCCTGCTCTGGGCCCACACGGTGGAGAACATCGCCACCGTGTCCACCACCTTGACCTCGCTGGCCCAGCTCCTGGACAAGATTGGGAATATTGTCATCAAAGACGATGTTGCCTCTGAG GTGTACCGAGCAGTGGCCTCAGTGCAGAGCGCTATGGCCGAGCTTGCCGCAGGCCACCTGCACTCAGCTTTCCAGGCCAGCAAGGAGGCAGTCACCTCCTCGGAGCGGGCCTTCTTCGACCCgtctctcctccatctcctctacTTCCCTGATGACCAGAAATTTGCCATCTACATCCCGCTCTTCCTGCCCATGGCTGTTCCCATTCTCCTCTCTCTGGCCAAGATCGTCCGGGAGACCAGGCAGCGTAAGAAGGAGCCCACCAAGGTGGACTGA
- the PIGS gene encoding GPI transamidase component PIG-S isoform X2 has protein sequence MAAAAAIAADEAERARGRRAALSFAAIAVLLGLPLWWRTTETYRAALPYGDIDGLGQLPFQLAVPVAVVFAPGSVPGDLPRPLPFRDVQELELSVNLRTTVTSRYEMIYRSTTAREEAALGAATAQEADAALHLLQDASLGSLTMYVVPETSSLLPQLTQVMSFTASSITAALSDRVPDGQLGPDARRHLKSSLGYEITFSLLNPDPKSHAVEWDIEEAVNRYVQPVLDKLSLVANFSVDSQILYYAVLGVTPRFDKESSSFLLSAHSLPHVINPVEARLGSSAASLYPVLNFLLYVPERSHSPLYIQDKDGAPVSTNAFHSPRWGGIMVYNVEAPSSPQASLPLHVDVDMVRVMEVFLAQLRLLFGLSREELPPEFLLERPGNEGLADWELDRLLWAHTVENIATVSTTLTSLAQLLDKIGNIVIKDDVASEVYRAVASVQSAMAELAAGHLHSAFQASKEAVTSSERAFFDPSLLHLLYFPDDQKFAIYIPLFLPMAVPILLSLAKIVRETRQRKKEPTKVD, from the exons atggcggcggcggcggcgatagCGGCGGATGAAGCAG AGCGGGCgcggggccggcgggccgccCTCTCCTTCGCCGCCATCgccgtgctgctggggctgccgctGTGGTGGAGGACGACCGAGACCTACCGCGCCGCGCTGCCCTACGGGGACATCGACGGGCTGGGACAGCTGCCG TTCCAGCTGGCCGTGCCCGTCGCCGTGGTCTTCGCCCCGGGGTCGGTGCCCGGGGACCTGCCGAGGCCGCTGCCCTTCAGGGACGTGCAGGAGCTGGAGCTTTCCGTGAACC TGAGAACCACTGTCACGTCCCGCTACGAGATGATCTATCGCAGCACCACGGCTCGGGAGGAGGCAGCGCTGGGGGCAGCTACTGCCCAAG AGGCTGACGCTGCTCTGCACCTGCTGCAGGACGCCTCGTTGGGCTCTCTGACCATGTACGTGGTCCCTGAAacctcctctctcctgcctcag CTCACGCAGGTGATGTCCTTCACGGCCAGCTCCATCACCGCTGCCCTCTCGGACCGTGTGCCCGACGGCCAGCTCGGCCCTGATGCCCGGCGGCACTTGAAATCCAGCCTGG GGTACGAGATCACTTTCAGCCTGCTGAACCCCGACCCCAAATCCCACGCTGTGGAGTGGGACATCGAGGAAGCCGTGAACCGCTACGTGCAGCCTGTCCTGGACAAACTGAGCTTGGTGGCCAACTTCTCTGTTGACTCGCAG ATCCTGTACTATGCCGTCCTAGGAGTGACACCACGCTTTGATAAGGAGTCCTCCAGCTTCCTCCTGAGCGCCCACAGCCTCCCGCACGTCATCAACCCTGTGGAGGCCCGGCTGG GCTCCAGCGCTGCCTCGCTCTACCCTGTGCTGAACTTCCTGCTGTATGTGCCAGAGCGTTCCCACTCTCCCTTGTACATCCAGGACAAGGATGGAGCCCCAGTGAGCACCAATGCCTTCCACAGCCCCCGCTGGGGTGGCATCATG GTTTACAACGTTGAagccccttcttccccccaagCTTCCCTCCCGCTGCATGTGGACGTCGACATGGTGCGAGTGATGGAGGTTTTTCTGGCCCAGCTCCG GTTACTGTTTGGGTTATCTCGGGAGGAACTGCCCCCTGAGTTCCTGCTGGAGAGACCAGGGAACGAGGGGCTGGCCGACTGGGAGCTGGACCGCCTGCTCTGGGCCCACACGGTGGAGAACATCGCCACCGTGTCCACCACCTTGACCTCGCTGGCCCAGCTCCTGGACAAGATTGGGAATATTGTCATCAAAGACGATGTTGCCTCTGAG GTGTACCGAGCAGTGGCCTCAGTGCAGAGCGCTATGGCCGAGCTTGCCGCAGGCCACCTGCACTCAGCTTTCCAGGCCAGCAAGGAGGCAGTCACCTCCTCGGAGCGGGCCTTCTTCGACCCgtctctcctccatctcctctacTTCCCTGATGACCAGAAATTTGCCATCTACATCCCGCTCTTCCTGCCCATGGCTGTTCCCATTCTCCTCTCTCTGGCCAAGATCGTCCGGGAGACCAGGCAGCGTAAGAAGGAGCCCACCAAGGTGGACTGA